The following proteins are co-located in the Acidobacteriota bacterium genome:
- a CDS encoding efflux RND transporter permease subunit — protein sequence MIRTLVRESFRAPLLTGLLVAAGSTVGAFWIQDLRRDVFPDLSAPVFNVITQNPAMGAEELETAIAIPMEVALAGLPDVRRVRSNAQLGVAQVTIEFDPAADYYRSRQFVAERVAQASGQLPAGTDPPLISSLTGRLNEIFEFTLEADAGAADLMTLRDLAEFEVNNRLLAVPGVAAVERLGGYLRQFQVQLDPERMSARRVSLDEVMHAVDEANIDAAGGIVAQGAIEWTVRAIGRARTVDDLRRTVVTTRGAVPVLLGDVADVREAPAVRRGVAHRLKGEVVSARVIKQFGADTVTVAASIRSAVEDIRRTLPQGVQLRIVYDQSQLVQSALGGVGRAVMLGGVFVVLVILVLLGNARAALIVTLTIPASIALSGLLLRQLGVGLNTMTLGGLAIAVGLLVDAAIIMVENILHRLSGATSRAERRERAMNAALEVATPIAFATLIVVVVFLPLFGISGIEGRMYQPLAAAVIAAMTAALVLALTLVPVAAAGLMKPRHGNGGDDDVLLLRKVKQWYAPMLDASLRRPWIVAVLTAAAVIVTAVAGARVGNDFMPQLDEGAFLLQTVLPAEAALDEVDRLNHRVEDALRAVPEVEDVVRRTGRAERTEDPMPHTVSDVLVVLQPDRTRSMDAIEADMRERVEDTPGVAVLFTTPLGMRIDEGLGGTPADLSVRIFGPDLDQLSRLAERAGGLIRGVGGVADLRVEQLTGLPQLQIAVNREATARVGLAPGDVVRAIRIGLVGEEGAQVWQGQRRYDLLVRLRDDQRGSLEAIRTLLVDGHDGKKIPLGQLADLTQTFGPAAIRREAGMRRIAVEASVSGRDLGSTAAEVRQILTERLQLPAGYFFDLGGRVESQARATRSLMLAIGAALFGVFVLLLIALGSAIEATLILATVPIAFVGGVFALLAADETWNVSSLVGLIGLFGIAVQNSLVLVAQTRGLMTAGRTLREAVREASIGRVRPKLMTAATATLGLLPLLVLQLHGTEIERPLAIVMIGGLVTSTLFTLLVLPTFYLQVHGWLDRRAKHREAEL from the coding sequence ATGATCAGGACACTCGTACGCGAGTCATTCCGTGCACCACTGCTCACGGGCCTCCTCGTCGCGGCCGGCTCCACGGTCGGTGCATTCTGGATCCAGGACCTCCGGCGCGACGTGTTTCCCGACCTCTCGGCGCCCGTGTTCAACGTCATCACGCAGAACCCGGCGATGGGCGCTGAGGAGCTGGAAACGGCGATCGCCATCCCGATGGAGGTCGCTCTGGCTGGGCTCCCCGACGTTCGGCGCGTCCGCTCCAACGCTCAGCTTGGCGTCGCGCAAGTGACGATCGAGTTCGACCCTGCTGCCGACTACTACCGCTCGCGCCAGTTCGTGGCCGAGCGCGTCGCGCAGGCGTCTGGCCAGCTTCCTGCCGGCACCGATCCGCCGCTGATCTCGAGCCTCACCGGGCGGCTGAACGAGATCTTCGAGTTCACGCTCGAGGCCGATGCCGGTGCCGCCGACTTGATGACGCTCCGGGACCTCGCGGAATTCGAGGTCAACAACCGTCTGCTGGCCGTCCCAGGCGTCGCCGCCGTCGAGCGGCTCGGCGGCTACCTGCGTCAATTCCAGGTTCAGCTCGATCCCGAGCGAATGTCGGCGAGGCGCGTGAGCCTTGATGAGGTGATGCACGCGGTCGATGAAGCCAACATCGATGCCGCGGGTGGCATCGTGGCGCAAGGGGCGATCGAGTGGACGGTTCGGGCGATCGGCAGAGCACGAACGGTCGACGACCTGCGCCGAACGGTCGTCACGACGAGAGGTGCCGTTCCCGTCCTGCTCGGCGACGTGGCAGACGTTCGCGAGGCCCCTGCCGTCCGCCGGGGCGTGGCCCACCGCCTGAAGGGCGAAGTCGTGAGCGCCCGCGTCATCAAGCAGTTCGGCGCCGACACCGTCACGGTCGCGGCAAGCATCCGGTCAGCGGTTGAGGACATTCGCCGGACGCTGCCCCAGGGCGTCCAGCTTCGCATCGTCTACGACCAATCGCAGCTCGTCCAGTCGGCCCTCGGCGGCGTCGGCCGCGCCGTGATGTTGGGAGGCGTGTTCGTCGTCCTGGTGATCCTCGTCTTGCTCGGCAACGCCCGCGCCGCGCTCATCGTCACCCTGACCATTCCGGCCTCGATCGCGCTGTCTGGCTTGCTCCTGCGCCAGCTCGGTGTCGGCCTCAACACGATGACGCTCGGCGGCCTCGCCATCGCTGTTGGACTGCTGGTCGATGCCGCGATCATCATGGTCGAGAACATCCTCCATCGGCTGTCGGGAGCCACGTCGAGGGCCGAGCGCCGGGAGCGCGCGATGAACGCCGCTCTCGAGGTGGCGACGCCGATCGCCTTTGCCACCCTCATCGTCGTCGTCGTCTTCCTGCCGCTCTTCGGCATCTCGGGCATCGAGGGCCGGATGTATCAGCCGTTGGCAGCCGCGGTGATCGCCGCGATGACCGCGGCGCTCGTGCTGGCCCTCACGCTGGTGCCGGTCGCGGCGGCCGGCCTCATGAAGCCGCGTCACGGCAACGGCGGTGACGACGACGTGCTGCTGCTACGGAAGGTGAAGCAGTGGTACGCCCCGATGCTCGACGCGTCCCTGCGCCGGCCGTGGATCGTCGCGGTCCTGACGGCGGCCGCTGTCATCGTGACGGCGGTCGCGGGCGCGCGCGTCGGCAACGACTTCATGCCGCAGCTCGACGAGGGGGCCTTCCTGTTGCAGACGGTGCTACCTGCTGAAGCGGCCCTGGACGAAGTCGATCGGCTCAACCACCGCGTCGAAGATGCGCTGCGCGCCGTACCAGAGGTCGAGGACGTCGTGCGGCGAACGGGACGAGCCGAGCGGACCGAAGACCCGATGCCGCACACCGTCTCGGACGTGCTCGTGGTGCTCCAGCCGGACCGAACGCGTTCGATGGACGCCATCGAGGCCGACATGCGCGAGCGCGTGGAAGACACGCCGGGTGTGGCCGTGCTGTTCACGACGCCGCTGGGCATGCGGATCGATGAAGGCCTCGGCGGCACGCCAGCGGATTTGTCGGTGCGCATCTTCGGTCCGGATCTCGACCAACTGTCTCGACTCGCTGAACGAGCCGGAGGCCTGATCCGCGGTGTGGGAGGAGTGGCGGACTTGCGTGTCGAACAACTGACGGGTCTGCCCCAGTTGCAGATTGCGGTGAATCGCGAAGCCACCGCGCGAGTCGGGCTCGCCCCGGGCGACGTAGTACGCGCGATACGTATCGGTCTCGTCGGGGAGGAGGGTGCCCAGGTCTGGCAGGGCCAACGCCGGTACGACCTGCTCGTTCGCCTTCGGGACGATCAGCGTGGTTCGCTCGAAGCGATCCGAACGCTCCTTGTCGATGGGCACGACGGAAAGAAGATTCCGCTGGGCCAACTCGCCGACCTGACACAGACGTTCGGTCCCGCGGCGATTCGCCGCGAGGCCGGCATGCGCCGCATTGCGGTAGAAGCCTCGGTGAGCGGGCGAGACCTCGGCAGCACCGCAGCCGAAGTGCGCCAGATCCTCACCGAGCGCCTGCAGTTGCCCGCGGGCTATTTCTTCGATCTGGGAGGCAGGGTCGAGAGTCAGGCGCGGGCGACGCGCTCGTTGATGCTGGCCATTGGCGCGGCCCTGTTCGGCGTCTTCGTGTTGCTGCTCATCGCACTGGGTTCGGCCATCGAGGCGACGCTCATCCTCGCCACCGTGCCGATCGCGTTCGTCGGCGGCGTGTTCGCGCTGCTCGCGGCCGACGAGACCTGGAACGTGTCGTCGCTCGTCGGTCTGATCGGCTTGTTCGGCATTGCCGTGCAGAACAGCCTCGTGCTCGTCGCGCAGACACGCGGTCTCATGACCGCGGGGCGCACGCTTCGCGAAGCCGTCCGTGAGGCGAGCATCGGCCGCGTCCGGCCGAAGCTGATGACGGCAGCGACCGCGACGCTCGGCCTGTTGCCGCTTCTCGTGCTCCAGCTTCACGGGACGGAAATCGAACGGCCGCTGGCGATTGTCATGATCGGTGGGCTCGTGACGTCGACGCTCTTCACCTTGTTGGTGTTGCCGACGTTCTATCTCCAAGTGCACGGCTGGCTGGATCGGCGGGCGAAGCACCGCGAGGCCGAACTGTGA
- a CDS encoding efflux RND transporter periplasmic adaptor subunit — MTRALFLFTLYATLAGCSGSPNGTSSADSPVSKAPETAHEEAPNTVEVDEGMLRDLRITTRPVESRTGGDLVVLLGELAVDERAYAEVSAPVSARVTRLQVSAGETVSAGQALAELTSPELGRARAEYLSATARLRLAEATLERKRQLAAEKIAPLREVQEAESAAGEARAAVRASRAAIVAFGVEAPSDDTEGETSSAFPLRSPIAGSLIARVAVMGQMLDPATPAFRIGDLSTLWLTVHAFERDAVRIRQGVSARLSFSALPGRDFSGTVSMVGRQVESESRTVPIRIDVKNTGGLLRPGMSATATVPAGAGNASMLTVPVASVQRVRNEWTVFVPKDERHFEIRSIGRGRDLGNEVEVLSGLRAGETVVVDGAFLLKAQAEKGENGHDDH, encoded by the coding sequence ATGACCCGAGCCCTATTCCTCTTCACCCTGTACGCGACGCTCGCCGGCTGCAGTGGCAGCCCGAACGGGACATCGTCAGCCGATTCACCGGTATCGAAGGCGCCCGAGACTGCGCACGAAGAGGCACCGAACACGGTCGAAGTCGACGAAGGCATGCTGCGTGACCTCCGGATCACGACGCGGCCGGTCGAGTCTCGAACCGGCGGCGATCTGGTGGTGCTCCTGGGTGAGCTCGCCGTCGACGAGCGCGCGTACGCGGAGGTCAGTGCGCCGGTGTCGGCCCGCGTCACGCGCCTGCAGGTGAGCGCCGGCGAGACGGTTTCAGCCGGCCAGGCGCTGGCCGAGCTGACCAGCCCGGAGCTTGGTCGAGCACGCGCGGAGTACCTGTCGGCGACGGCACGCCTGCGGCTGGCCGAGGCCACGCTGGAACGGAAGCGACAGCTCGCTGCCGAGAAGATCGCGCCGCTGCGCGAAGTGCAGGAAGCGGAGTCCGCAGCCGGTGAGGCACGGGCCGCGGTGCGCGCGTCGCGGGCCGCGATCGTGGCGTTCGGCGTCGAAGCTCCCTCCGACGACACCGAGGGCGAGACGTCGTCTGCGTTTCCCCTGCGTTCGCCCATCGCCGGCTCGCTGATCGCACGAGTTGCCGTGATGGGGCAGATGCTGGATCCAGCGACTCCCGCGTTCCGCATCGGCGACCTCTCCACGCTCTGGCTCACTGTGCATGCGTTCGAGCGCGACGCCGTGCGTATCCGGCAAGGCGTGTCGGCCCGGTTGTCGTTCTCCGCATTGCCCGGACGGGACTTCAGCGGCACGGTGTCGATGGTCGGGCGGCAGGTCGAGTCCGAATCGAGAACCGTCCCGATTCGCATCGACGTGAAGAACACCGGCGGTCTGCTGAGGCCTGGCATGTCGGCGACCGCAACAGTGCCTGCGGGCGCCGGGAACGCTTCAATGCTCACCGTTCCGGTGGCGTCGGTTCAACGTGTGCGGAACGAGTGGACGGTGTTCGTGCCGAAGGATGAACGCCATTTCGAGATTCGCTCTATCGGCCGTGGGCGCGATCTCGGCAACGAGGTCGAAGTGCTCTCGGGGCTCCGCGCGGGCGAGACCGTGGTCGTCGACGGCGCGTTCCTGCTGAAAGCGCAAGCCGAAAAGGGCGAGAACGGTCACGACGACCACTGA